The Chaetodon auriga isolate fChaAug3 chromosome 20, fChaAug3.hap1, whole genome shotgun sequence genome contains the following window.
GAGATGTTCCCCGCAAACACTGACGCTGAACAAGAGCAATGAACTGTCTTTAAGGTCTCATTGTCTTATGATTGTGTAATTAGTTGCTATTTCCAGGCTTTAAAATGGCAAGAACAAGGACTTCTGGCACATGCACAGCTTTCTGTAACTTCAAGTCAACAAAGCTCAATATTCAGTGCCAAAGTGTAAAATGAAGCATCCGAAGTGCTTTGGATTCATTCAAATGTACGCAAAGTGTCCTCTCACAAATACATTAAGgcgttttcttcttcttctttgtgctcCTTGGTATCTTTTATTTACATGAACTTAGtgcacaaacatttcacaaaggTTGCGGAGGTTGACGCTCAGGTGCGGGACTGCAGTGCCAGCCTCTGGACTGTGTCCGACAGGTGAGTCATGTCAGGCTGCTGGGCCTGGTGTTTGATGCACTCCAGGGTCCGAACCTGGAGCGGAAACAcgagacaggaagtcagtacAGCTGCGTTCACACAGAGTATGttcagtgctgttgtttgtcAAAGTCTTGAGATAAATGCTACTAATCTGAGCTGAGTGCAGCACACATTTCGATAAGTGCTGAGTGAACTCACTGAGATTCGGGTCTCACAGTATCCGTGTTTGTGGCTGAGGTTCCACAGGTTGACGGCCAGCTGGCTCAGCTTGTTGTTCCGCAGGTCGCCGTGAGACAGCAGGACACCGAACAGGGAAAAGGCCAGAGCGCCTTGACGCCGTGTGCTCAGCTGCAGAGGGGGCGAGAAGAACGTGTTAATGGACTGCTGCTCGTGACTGGAACACCGtgatttaagaaaaaaatgaataaaaaaaaaaagcatgaagagATGCTTCTCACCTCATCCCGACCGAGCGCCTTCAGGTGGTCCAGGATCTGTCCGATCAGAGTCTCACACAGCTTGTTGATCTCTGATAGGAACTTGGGGTCTCCCCCATAAAGCGTCTCATTGGAATCCACTGGGAGCAGGAATTGAGGGACAAGATCCATTTAGTTCAACAAATGCTTTCGAAGGAAAACCCCTCTCTAGAGAACTACAACttaaaaagagatgaaaagtaAAGCCTCTTGTACTGCAACACTTACAACCTGGTAATCTGGATGTACACAGAAAATAACTTTGGGATAATCCATAGAAGGGGATCAAGAAAATTATCGGAAATCTGGGAAAATCCTGAAGTTGGGGTTcaaagaaaacataaattatATCTGTACGAACACAAAGAGGCGCAGTAGATTGGATTTCAGCGCATCAGAGATGTTTTTAcaacgctgtgtgtgtgtgtgtgtgtgtgtgtgtgtgtgtgtgtgtgtgtgtgtgtgtgtgtacctttaGGGATGGAGTAGAGGTAGGTTTCCTGGCTCATGGCGGCCAGCAGGGGCAGTGCGCTGACGTAGACCCGCACCTTGGCGTCGCTGTTCTCCTCCCAGGTGTAATCCTGGACCATGTTGAGCAGACCACGGACCAGGTAGAGCACGCCGTGCTCTGGATGGTCCTGCAAACACATTCCCACACACAGGTTAGCCCGTTGGTTTGGTACCTCACCTCCTTTGACCCCTGACTAAGCTGACTAAACAGAGGAAGCTGAATGCTTTGGATGCTGGATTCTGTTACCGGGACAACCAGCAGCGTAGACAGGAAGTTGTTGATGAAGTCCAGCAGGAAGCTCTCAGAGGAGCGAAGCTTCCCCTCCACGCTGATGGAGCGAGGAACCTCTGGAATAATACTGACCGCTGCCTTCAGGAAAGCATCCGCTGGAGGTGTGGACAGAAGGACGGAGACagggaaaaaagagggaaggagcaaggaaaggaaaggagaaaagagataaggagggaggaaggagagaagaaagaggaaaatgagagagagaaaataagatttGCAAATGgtggaagaaaggaaagaggtaGGAAGGAAGGACAGATGCAAAGGAAGAAGAGAGGTAACAGAAGAAGAATGTCAGGAAGTAATGAAACAAAGCCAAATGGACAAACCATCATCTCAAGACTTAAACCCAGAACGGGAACTGAATTTTTACTCCTGGCTTAAaagctgacaggaagcagctgctcaCCCTGAGACAGACACTGGTTTGCCAACGCAACCTGTCCAGAGAGCAGATAGAGGCTGAGACGACTGAAGATGCTGCTGAGAGACGGGATGGTGATGAAGCTGTAGGCAGCACACGCCTGGAGGAGAGGACACACAACAGAGCTTGAACTGGCAGCAGGCATCGGATcatgtttcctccctgtgtctCAGCGGGCACTGCTGAAACCTCTTCCTGTCGGCGTGTACGGTGGCCTGCGGGGATCAGTAGTTGACTCACCCTGACGaaggctgctgtttttctggagTGACTCCCTCTCATCACCCGACTGGTCTCCATGGCCAGCTGGTTCACCGTCTGGAAACCACAAGGCCAACACTGAGGAtcgcaggtgtgtgtgtgtgtgtgtgtgtgtgtgtgtgtgtgcgtgtgtgtgtgcgtgtgtgtgtgcgtgagcgtcACACAAACTAGACATGGTGATATATACTGACGTGAAtgagctgcaccagcactggcTCCAGGTTACAGAAGGTGGCTCTGGCCTCCACACAGAAACTCAACTGCTGCTCGAAGTCACGGCCAAAAGAgacctgaacacagacagacgagTGCAGGACGAGAGAAAACAGATCTTCTCTTACTCAATGACTGCATTGTATTTAATTTACTTATATGACATTTGACGTTTTGTCATATGGGATTGTGTCATCAAAATAGTCCCTGGTGACCACAAGAAAACCAACGTCCTATCAACGTCTGAGGAGTCTCACCATGCGGATGAAGCCGATGATCAGCAGAGCCAAAGACCTTCTCTCATCGTCCAgagtgagagcgctgcaggagagagagcaCACAGGAGACTGACTGAAGGCTGTCGCTGGGCAGATCAGGAGAGCAGCCGAAATATCTGAGCTCATTCACTATCTACATGAACAGAACTGGAACTAAGAGGAACGCTAGGTGCTGAAAATCACTGGACTGACTGGAAttaaaaggagacagaaagtcaaaaaagtcaaatatccTACTTGACGGAGTCGTGCATGGTCTTGCAGATGTGCAGCATGGCGTTGAGGATGACCGGGTCTCTGGTGGGCTCCACCTGGTGTCTGCAGGAGGCAGACAGTGAGAAGAtgccacttttttttgtcacaaagCAAAATAAATGCCTTTAATGCATCGAGCTCTTACTTGATAAAGACCTCCATGATGGATCTGCAGACCTCCACCCTCACGCTGTCCTTCTGGAACATGTCGAGGAACGGCAGGAAACGCTCctgggaaacacaaacattggGGAACATTGTGGAAGTGTGGCCTCCAGAGTGCAAAGGTTTTGAGCTTGATGGTGGGTGCTCACCATGGAGAAGAGGACGGAGAAGTCGTGGAAGTAGGTGAGGATCTTCCTGATCACTGACTGCAGCTGGATTCAGAACAGAACAACGTTAAGAGTCAGCGCAGAGCAGATGACAGGAGCTGGAGACGGCTTGAGCTGCTTACCTGTGGATAAGCGTCCTCAAACGCCCGGTCAGGGGTCATGTGTTTGATGACGTCAGCCAGAACGGTGTTGACCTCACGTTTCTGAGAGCAcgggaaaaaagaaaggaaggagaaacTTTGACATTCTAAAACGTGTCAcaactctcctcctcctcctctccgctgGGCTTTACTCACTGTGAAGTGACGGCAGGTGAACTCCACCCAGATCTCTGCACAGTTGATGTAATCCTGAAAACCACAGACGACCACACGTGCAGTCAGACCCTGAACGTTTTCTGGGGAAAGACACAGAGCGGCATTGTTCTCACAGTACCTGAGGGCTGCGCACTTTGGTGACCACCTTCCAGGCTTCATTCAGGATCGTCAGCCTCTCGGATTCTGGAGGGTCGGCGCAGGCCAGACTGCGACCCAGAGACCCGAACAACAGATGCTGGAGAACAGACGACAATCAAGCTTCAACATTTACACCCATTGGATCACCTCGTTACATCTTTGTTCACGTCCTCTGACCTTCGGGAAGCCGGCCTCGTCGCAGTCTTTGATCATACCGATGAAGTCGGTGGCTCTGGCTGCAACAAACTCTGGCCTGAACGCCCTCATAACTGAATTCAGCAGCAAAGCACTGTGGGAAACAGGAACGAGGTGGATCGTTGCACTCAAAAGGACATTCTCTGTTTTTCACCACCATCATCTTGTCATCTTGACATTTACCCTGAACCTCTTGGTGGGGGCTGGTAACCACTGCGCTAAGTCCATTAATCTAATTATTGTTCTTTAAAGCACTCACTTGTTCCCCAGCTTCTTGcatctctccatcatctccattagcagaggctgaaaatggaaacacaaacagaagtttTGAGCGGGTAGGACTTTGGCACTGAAACTACTGAACGCTGACCTCTTTCAGATGGAATATTTCTGGAATATTTCCAGCTGAAAGCGCTCTGAGAACCACACGTGTGGCTGCGTGCCTCTGGAGCTCTGTAGGCGATGCACTGCAGGATCCAGTTGATGGCGGGTGAATAAAGCGTCAGGTACTCGGGCACCTCCACCCTCTGCAGGACCAGCTGGTTCTGGACGCTCTCCCCACTGATCTGCCGGAAGGTGCCGAGCAGGTCGAAGAAGTTGCGGTTCAGGCTGTCTTTCAGGTGGGGGGCGACTTCCATGCCCAcctggagggagagagcgatGTTAGCTCGGATGCCAGACCTCCGTTTTCTCCCTTAATAATTTTAAAACTGAAGGTTTCTCTGGTTACATACATGCAACTGGGAAACTGGCAAAATGTGACAATAAAATTTGCAAAGAATAACAGGAAACAACACACTTTGGAA
Protein-coding sequences here:
- the vps35l gene encoding VPS35 endosomal protein-sorting factor-like: MAAVQWRSRGRNYEAEQQRCRPEAVPVEFGDYHPLKPIMVTDTKTRRGARKGSTSSSSSSSSSAPADPLSSMLDGTDPLSMFAAASASEAPAMSHSASTGDLGRKKREKEEEAVGPDFEHWSSKRGEILARFTTTEKLSINLFMGSDKGKAPSPGSAVSEKVRTRLEELDDLEEGSQRELLNLSQQDYANRIEELNQSLKEAWASDQKVKALKIVIQCSKLLSDTSVIQFYPSKFVLITDILDTFGRLVYDRIWTMCSDPRPLPDSFTVEDVNDTAKETCLNWFFKIASIRELIPRLYVEAAILKCNRFLNKSGIQETLPRLTAMIRGIGDPLVAAYTRAYLCRVGMEVAPHLKDSLNRNFFDLLGTFRQISGESVQNQLVLQRVEVPEYLTLYSPAINWILQCIAYRAPEPLLMEMMERCKKLGNNALLLNSVMRAFRPEFVAARATDFIGMIKDCDEAGFPKHLLFGSLGRSLACADPPESERLTILNEAWKVVTKVRSPQDYINCAEIWVEFTCRHFTKREVNTVLADVIKHMTPDRAFEDAYPQLQSVIRKILTYFHDFSVLFSMERFLPFLDMFQKDSVRVEVCRSIMEVFIKHQVEPTRDPVILNAMLHICKTMHDSVNALTLDDERRSLALLIIGFIRMVSFGRDFEQQLSFCVEARATFCNLEPVLVQLIHTVNQLAMETSRVMRGSHSRKTAAFVRACAAYSFITIPSLSSIFSRLSLYLLSGQVALANQCLSQADAFLKAAVSIIPEVPRSISVEGKLRSSESFLLDFINNFLSTLLVVPDHPEHGVLYLVRGLLNMVQDYTWEENSDAKVRVYVSALPLLAAMSQETYLYSIPKVDSNETLYGGDPKFLSEINKLCETLIGQILDHLKALGRDELSTRRQGALAFSLFGVLLSHGDLRNNKLSQLAVNLWNLSHKHGYCETRISVRTLECIKHQAQQPDMTHLSDTVQRLALQSRT